Proteins found in one bacterium genomic segment:
- a CDS encoding M48 family metalloprotease encodes MITIAGISTKDIVSGLLVLFLLFGKVGGKSLLSISTEQEVELGKEVSVEVEKRYGVNQDPKFNDPVQEIGKKIAEVAPRKDVKYEFKVLNTDEVNAMAAPGGFIFVNKGLIEYINFDKDALAFAIGHEVGHVVAKHAAKMIERELKTDIAIAVISKNERWSKMLSLARDMVFLGYGRDNEYEADYWGVQLAYKAGYDPKGAVRFFQKLLKDEKGKPSKLAVFFSTHPPTRDRLERVEAQIRRLEQNAHN; translated from the coding sequence ATGATAACAATTGCCGGAATAAGCACAAAAGATATTGTTTCCGGACTTTTGGTCCTCTTCCTCCTCTTCGGTAAGGTAGGAGGAAAAAGTCTTCTCTCCATTAGCACGGAACAGGAAGTTGAGCTGGGTAAGGAGGTATCGGTTGAAGTGGAAAAACGCTACGGGGTAAATCAAGACCCAAAATTCAACGACCCAGTTCAAGAAATCGGAAAAAAGATTGCGGAAGTCGCTCCACGCAAGGATGTAAAGTATGAGTTCAAAGTCCTCAATACAGACGAGGTAAACGCTATGGCCGCCCCAGGCGGTTTCATTTTCGTGAATAAAGGGTTGATAGAATATATAAACTTCGATAAAGACGCCCTCGCCTTCGCCATCGGGCACGAGGTAGGTCATGTCGTTGCAAAACACGCAGCGAAAATGATTGAAAGGGAGCTCAAAACCGATATAGCTATAGCGGTTATCAGCAAGAACGAAAGATGGTCAAAGATGCTCTCTTTAGCGAGGGATATGGTTTTCCTTGGCTATGGAAGGGATAACGAATACGAAGCTGACTATTGGGGTGTTCAACTCGCTTATAAAGCGGGATATGACCCCAAGGGAGCAGTTCGCTTCTTCCAAAAGCTCTTGAAGGATGAAAAGGGAAAACCCTCCAAACTTGCCGTTTTCTTCAGCACCCATCCACCTACAAGGGATAGACTCGAAAGAGTAGAGGCACAAATAAGGAGGTTAGAGCAAAATGCCCACAATTAA
- a CDS encoding LacI family DNA-binding transcriptional regulator, giving the protein MPTIKDVAKKAGVSVTAVSFVINNVPVPLSEKTKQRIWAAIKELGYSPNRAAQSLARRRAETIAILFLQPVLNLFADIPYSQILLGVGTKIAESGMRLLLIPPLEVSRDLPLRRKLHKGEADGAIVAGPIKQDDKRIRELDEGDLPAVVIGNYKDAKKISCVDIDNYAVGYKAVDYLAKIGHKSIAFLGGPLYYSYGEERFAGYRKALEENNLPYDEENVFIGEVTTEEGYRATLELLQRKEKPTAIFASTGLMGVGALRAIRDTGLNLPDDISLITLQEYPSSLMEIQPTAIVPPFYRLGLYAAMVLFKVINGERKTPIKKRIPVRLRIGSTTKPL; this is encoded by the coding sequence ATGCCCACAATTAAGGATGTTGCCAAGAAAGCGGGTGTATCGGTTACCGCCGTCTCCTTCGTGATAAATAATGTGCCCGTCCCTTTGAGCGAGAAGACTAAACAGAGGATTTGGGCAGCGATAAAGGAACTTGGATACTCCCCAAACAGAGCCGCCCAAAGCCTCGCCCGCAGGAGAGCGGAAACAATAGCCATCCTCTTCCTCCAACCGGTTTTAAATCTCTTCGCCGATATCCCCTATTCCCAAATACTCCTTGGCGTGGGCACAAAGATAGCGGAGAGCGGAATGAGACTTCTCTTAATTCCTCCCCTTGAGGTAAGCAGGGATTTGCCTCTGAGGAGAAAGCTACACAAGGGAGAGGCTGATGGCGCAATAGTGGCGGGACCGATTAAACAAGATGATAAGAGGATAAGGGAACTTGATGAAGGAGATTTGCCAGCGGTTGTTATCGGAAATTACAAGGATGCGAAAAAGATAAGCTGTGTAGATATAGATAACTACGCTGTGGGTTATAAGGCAGTTGATTATCTAGCGAAAATTGGTCATAAATCCATAGCCTTCCTCGGCGGTCCTCTCTATTACAGCTACGGTGAGGAACGCTTCGCGGGATATAGGAAAGCCTTGGAGGAAAACAATTTGCCTTACGATGAAGAAAATGTCTTTATCGGAGAGGTAACAACAGAGGAAGGGTATAGAGCTACGCTTGAGCTCTTACAGAGAAAGGAAAAGCCAACAGCGATATTCGCCTCAACAGGTCTTATGGGAGTTGGCGCACTACGAGCGATAAGGGATACCGGCTTGAACTTGCCCGACGATATATCCCTTATAACTCTTCAAGAGTATCCTTCCAGCTTGATGGAAATCCAGCCCACCGCCATAGTTCCACCCTTCTACAGGCTCGGTCTTTACGCCGCGATGGTTCTCTTCAAGGTGATAAATGGGGAGAGAAAAACACCAATCAAGAAGAGAATCCCCGTTCGCCTAAGGATAGGCTCCACCACAAAACCCCTCTAA
- a CDS encoding aminotransferase class III-fold pyridoxal phosphate-dependent enzyme produces the protein MDVAREDLEEIFSLYKRHINPYLADLLRFAGFDKLEWEAEGCIIKDSEGNEYIDCLGGYGVFSLGHRHPKVLEAVERQLHLMPLSSKVFINPLQARLGERLSEITPGDLQCVFFSNSGTEAVEAGLKFARMYTGRKKFVSALGSFHGKTFGSLSVSGRDIYKKPFEPLLPICEQVPFGDAEALEKAVDEETAAVILEPIQGEGGVNVPPDDFLPRVRKICDERGALLILDEVQTGLGRCGKMFACELWGVVPDIMCLAKALGGGVMPIGATIARSQIWKIFQDNPLIHSSTFGGNPLACSAALAALEVIEEEKLPQRAEELGNYLLRELQTIKDRFPQLIKDVRGKGLLLGVEFSDEDIGLLTITFLLKRGVLVAYALNNPKVMRIEPPLIISEDLLSRVVEAISDSLADVGKVLLGG, from the coding sequence ATGGATGTGGCAAGAGAGGATTTAGAGGAAATCTTCTCCTTATATAAGAGGCACATAAATCCCTATTTAGCCGACCTCCTTCGCTTCGCTGGCTTTGATAAATTAGAATGGGAGGCGGAGGGTTGCATAATCAAAGATAGCGAGGGAAACGAATACATTGATTGTTTAGGAGGTTATGGCGTTTTTTCACTCGGTCACCGTCATCCAAAGGTCCTTGAGGCAGTGGAAAGGCAGCTACACCTTATGCCCCTTTCTTCAAAGGTGTTTATAAATCCCTTACAGGCGAGGCTTGGGGAAAGGCTTAGCGAGATAACTCCGGGAGATTTGCAATGCGTTTTCTTCTCCAATAGCGGGACAGAGGCAGTTGAGGCTGGATTAAAATTCGCTAGGATGTATACTGGAAGGAAGAAATTTGTCTCCGCTCTCGGCTCATTTCACGGAAAGACATTCGGCTCGCTCTCCGTTTCGGGAAGGGATATATATAAGAAGCCGTTTGAGCCCCTACTTCCCATTTGCGAACAGGTTCCCTTCGGTGATGCGGAGGCGTTGGAGAAGGCGGTTGACGAGGAGACAGCTGCTGTCATACTTGAGCCGATACAGGGCGAAGGTGGGGTGAATGTTCCACCTGACGATTTCCTCCCAAGAGTGAGGAAAATTTGCGATGAGAGGGGAGCGCTTCTTATCTTGGACGAGGTCCAGACTGGTTTGGGGCGTTGTGGAAAGATGTTCGCCTGCGAGCTCTGGGGCGTTGTGCCCGATATTATGTGTTTAGCGAAGGCATTGGGAGGTGGGGTTATGCCGATTGGCGCTACGATTGCCCGTTCCCAAATTTGGAAAATCTTTCAAGATAACCCCCTAATCCACTCTTCCACATTTGGTGGAAATCCCCTTGCTTGTTCAGCTGCCCTGGCTGCGTTGGAGGTTATAGAGGAGGAGAAGCTTCCCCAAAGGGCGGAAGAGCTCGGCAATTATCTTCTTAGAGAGTTGCAAACAATAAAAGACAGGTTTCCCCAGCTCATAAAAGATGTAAGGGGGAAGGGATTGCTCTTGGGCGTGGAGTTCAGCGACGAGGACATAGGGCTCCTAACGATAACTTTCTTATTAAAAAGAGGCGTTCTTGTGGCTTATGCGCTTAATAATCCAAAAGTTATGCGCATTGAACCGCCCTTAATCATCAGCGAGGATTTGCTATCTCGGGTTGTAGAAGCGATTAGTGATTCTCTTGCGGATGTGGGGAAAGTGCTCCTTGGAGGTTAG
- the trxB gene encoding thioredoxin-disulfide reductase, translated as MEDDIYDVAIIGAGPAGLTSAIYTARERLKTLVLEKAMSGGLPATTEMVENYPGFPEGIGGVELMRRFKEQAEKFGAEIKEFSEVKRIEQEGKIFKLTTDFGTFRSHTVIIASGSVPKKLNVPGEDKFMGRGVSYCAICDGPFYQGKDVAVIGCGNSGLQEGETLLKYVNSITFVEFLPYIPAEKILQERLKNEPKAKFLLNHTVKAINGDEFVQSITVIDRESREEKEIKVDGVFIYVGFLPNTQFLRGFVELDKNGYIITDEAMRTSREGVYAVGDVRSKKVRQISVACGEGTIAAIAVRDYLREGR; from the coding sequence ATGGAAGATGATATTTACGATGTGGCTATAATAGGAGCAGGACCAGCTGGTCTCACTTCCGCTATATATACAGCGAGAGAGCGGTTGAAAACGCTCGTTTTGGAGAAGGCTATGTCCGGTGGATTGCCGGCTACCACGGAGATGGTGGAGAACTACCCGGGATTTCCCGAGGGCATAGGTGGAGTAGAGCTGATGAGGAGATTCAAGGAGCAAGCGGAGAAGTTCGGGGCGGAGATAAAGGAATTCTCCGAGGTGAAGAGGATTGAGCAGGAGGGAAAGATATTCAAGTTAACGACCGATTTCGGCACTTTCCGAAGCCACACCGTGATAATCGCCTCTGGAAGTGTTCCAAAGAAATTGAATGTGCCGGGCGAGGATAAATTTATGGGAAGAGGGGTTTCCTATTGTGCTATCTGCGATGGTCCCTTCTATCAGGGTAAGGATGTGGCGGTCATCGGGTGCGGGAACTCTGGCTTACAGGAGGGAGAGACGCTTTTAAAATATGTGAACAGCATAACATTTGTAGAGTTTCTCCCCTACATCCCAGCTGAGAAAATCCTTCAGGAGAGGTTGAAAAATGAGCCAAAAGCGAAATTCCTCCTCAATCATACTGTAAAGGCTATAAATGGGGATGAATTCGTTCAATCAATAACGGTTATAGATAGAGAAAGCAGGGAGGAAAAGGAAATAAAAGTTGACGGGGTTTTCATCTATGTGGGTTTCCTGCCCAATACCCAATTCTTAAGAGGATTTGTTGAGCTTGATAAAAATGGGTACATAATAACTGATGAAGCTATGCGGACATCAAGGGAGGGAGTTTATGCGGTTGGGGATGTGCGTTCAAAGAAAGTCAGACAGATTTCCGTTGCTTGTGGGGAGGGAACGATTGCCGCTATCGCTGTTAGGGATTACCTGAGGGAAGGAAGGTGA
- a CDS encoding sugar phosphate isomerase/epimerase: MRLGGPVFGDYSEPEEWINLLRKYGYRAGYCPVDSSANDEVVRAYEEIARKSDIVIAEVGAWSNPLSSNEEERRSAIEFCKRQLDLADRIGALCCVNIAGSRGRKWDGPCEDDFKGETFQMIVDTIREIIDDVKPIRAFYTLETMPWMYPDSPDEYIRLLKAIDRKQFAVHLDIVNMINSPRRYFFNSDFIKECVEKLGPYIKSCHIKDVILKESFLVHLEEVRPGLGKLDYRTLLWELNKLPQDVPIMLEHLSSEEEYIIAGEYVREIAREVNVAL; the protein is encoded by the coding sequence GTGAGATTAGGAGGTCCTGTTTTCGGAGATTATAGCGAACCCGAGGAATGGATTAACCTTCTGAGGAAATACGGCTATAGGGCTGGTTATTGCCCTGTTGATAGCTCGGCAAACGATGAGGTAGTGCGAGCTTATGAGGAAATCGCTCGGAAATCCGACATAGTCATAGCAGAGGTAGGAGCCTGGAGCAATCCCCTGAGCTCCAATGAGGAGGAACGCCGTTCAGCAATTGAATTCTGCAAACGTCAATTGGATTTAGCCGATAGGATTGGTGCCCTCTGTTGCGTTAACATCGCAGGCTCCAGAGGGCGGAAATGGGACGGTCCTTGCGAGGATGACTTTAAAGGGGAAACATTTCAAATGATAGTTGATACAATCAGGGAAATAATAGACGATGTGAAGCCGATACGCGCTTTCTACACCCTGGAAACTATGCCCTGGATGTACCCCGATTCTCCAGATGAGTATATTCGCCTGCTCAAAGCTATAGATAGAAAGCAATTTGCAGTCCATTTGGACATCGTTAATATGATAAACAGCCCAAGGCGCTACTTCTTCAACAGCGATTTCATCAAGGAATGTGTTGAGAAGCTCGGACCTTATATAAAAAGCTGTCATATTAAGGATGTCATCCTTAAAGAGTCGTTCCTTGTTCACCTCGAGGAAGTTCGCCCCGGCTTGGGAAAGCTTGATTACAGAACCCTCCTGTGGGAATTGAACAAATTACCGCAGGATGTTCCCATTATGCTGGAGCATCTATCAAGTGAAGAGGAATATATCATAGCGGGAGAGTATGTAAGGGAAATCGCAAGGGAGGTGAATGTGGCTCTCTAA
- a CDS encoding LemA family protein has translation MVIIVVLLVLIFIVWPIAIYNSLVRKRVRVDNAWRQIDVQLKRRHDLIPNLVESAKGYMKYERGTLEKVMEARSRAVRAGGIEEAGQAEGELSRILRQLFALVENYPELKANEQVARLMEELTHTENNIAFARQFYNDMVMDYNTSLQVFPNSIIASLFNFQPKPFFRMEVEEEAQPPSVDLRI, from the coding sequence GTGGTAATCATCGTTGTCCTGCTGGTGCTTATCTTCATCGTATGGCCAATAGCCATTTACAACAGCCTGGTTAGGAAGCGGGTTAGGGTTGACAACGCCTGGCGCCAAATAGATGTTCAGCTGAAGAGAAGACACGACCTCATCCCCAACCTCGTTGAATCGGCTAAGGGCTATATGAAATATGAGAGGGGGACCTTGGAGAAGGTAATGGAGGCGAGGAGCAGAGCGGTTAGAGCAGGAGGAATAGAGGAAGCGGGACAAGCAGAAGGAGAACTCAGCAGGATACTCCGCCAGCTCTTTGCCCTCGTGGAAAACTATCCCGAACTGAAGGCAAACGAGCAGGTGGCGAGGCTGATGGAGGAACTGACCCATACCGAGAACAATATCGCCTTCGCCCGCCAATTCTATAACGATATGGTTATGGATTACAACACATCGCTACAGGTCTTCCCCAATTCTATAATAGCCAGCCTCTTCAACTTTCAACCCAAACCTTTCTTCCGAATGGAGGTAGAGGAAGAAGCGCAACCGCCAAGCGTAGATTTGAGAATCTGA
- a CDS encoding M48 family metallopeptidase, whose translation MSVTFYSIAEANSRKTFFLIFFFFILLGLIGFLVDYFYLHFPRKFSFPLFTSIAIFIATIQSIVSYYQGDNIILRSLGARGLNLESIKEMTLLNVVEEMSIAAGIPRPRVYVIDSDAPNACAVGRDPQHASICVTSSLLDLLNREELQGVIGHEIAHIKNRDILTMTITAALLGAIIILCEIGWRLQYMRGYEGEEGEGVGNRAGCLFFILFLFFLIVAPIIAKLVFLAVSRSREYIADAHSAMFTRNPLGLASALEKIAKAPAGKLGSAATAHLFIADPLKRAIGESEGFWADLWSTHPPIQKRIELLKQMAV comes from the coding sequence ATGAGTGTCACCTTTTATAGCATAGCGGAGGCTAATAGCAGGAAAACCTTTTTCCTAATCTTCTTCTTCTTCATCCTGCTCGGGCTCATCGGATTCCTCGTTGATTATTTCTACCTGCACTTTCCCCGTAAATTTTCCTTTCCTCTCTTCACATCCATAGCCATTTTCATCGCCACGATTCAGAGCATAGTATCCTATTATCAGGGAGATAACATCATCCTTCGCTCCTTGGGGGCGCGCGGTTTGAACCTGGAAAGCATAAAAGAGATGACCCTCCTGAATGTAGTTGAGGAGATGTCAATTGCTGCGGGCATTCCTCGCCCAAGGGTTTATGTAATTGATAGCGACGCTCCCAACGCTTGCGCTGTTGGAAGAGACCCACAACACGCTTCCATATGTGTCACTAGCTCCCTTCTGGATTTATTAAATAGAGAGGAATTACAGGGAGTCATAGGGCATGAGATAGCACATATAAAAAACAGAGACATCCTCACGATGACGATTACAGCAGCTCTTCTGGGAGCGATAATAATCCTCTGTGAAATCGGCTGGCGTCTTCAATACATGAGGGGATATGAAGGAGAAGAAGGAGAAGGAGTAGGTAATAGGGCGGGTTGTTTGTTTTTCATACTCTTTCTCTTTTTTCTAATAGTCGCTCCCATAATAGCCAAACTGGTTTTCCTCGCGGTATCCCGTAGTAGGGAATATATAGCGGATGCACATAGCGCTATGTTCACGAGAAATCCCCTTGGTTTAGCAAGCGCCTTGGAGAAGATAGCTAAGGCGCCAGCGGGGAAATTGGGGAGCGCTGCTACGGCTCATCTCTTCATAGCTGACCCTCTGAAGAGGGCGATAGGGGAATCGGAAGGATTCTGGGCTGACCTATGGAGCACCCATCCACCTATTCAGAAGAGGATAGAACTATTGAAGCAGATGGCAGTATAA
- a CDS encoding prepilin-type N-terminal cleavage/methylation domain-containing protein — MRKRGFTLIELLVVIAIIAILAAILFPVFSRAREQARKSACLSHAKQIGLAIQMYAQDWDEKLPSWLTPCHGGSPSALTWWEQIGPYVKNWKIYECPSAGQSEWNSNCWPRQPEPGFINNYGYNVSVMYPPGSASSPGCPIHDKPIGSLSAMQAPAETLVVADCLQNFIQPHQWLTDIWGLLTNVILANMWGGSSPEFTCGCPPTVVDMEAAAKKYSRHTDGAVLIFADGHAKWYQWNQIREYSRGGTIRACAASIY; from the coding sequence ATGAGAAAGCGTGGCTTTACCCTGATAGAATTGCTCGTCGTGATAGCGATTATCGCTATCTTGGCGGCAATTCTCTTCCCGGTTTTCAGCCGGGCGAGAGAGCAAGCACGCAAGTCCGCCTGCTTAAGCCATGCGAAGCAGATAGGCTTGGCAATCCAGATGTACGCCCAGGATTGGGACGAGAAGCTCCCAAGCTGGCTAACTCCCTGTCATGGCGGCTCTCCTTCCGCCCTTACCTGGTGGGAGCAGATAGGTCCCTATGTGAAGAACTGGAAGATATACGAGTGCCCCAGCGCTGGACAAAGCGAGTGGAACTCCAATTGTTGGCCGAGGCAGCCGGAGCCCGGGTTCATAAATAATTATGGATACAATGTTTCGGTTATGTATCCGCCCGGTTCTGCTTCCTCACCTGGTTGTCCTATTCACGATAAACCTATTGGCAGCCTATCTGCGATGCAAGCTCCCGCGGAAACACTCGTTGTCGCGGATTGTCTGCAGAATTTCATACAGCCTCATCAGTGGCTTACGGACATATGGGGGCTTCTCACAAATGTTATCTTAGCTAATATGTGGGGAGGTTCCTCGCCGGAGTTCACCTGCGGGTGCCCACCCACGGTAGTAGATATGGAAGCGGCAGCGAAGAAGTATAGCAGGCATACCGATGGAGCAGTGTTGATATTCGCCGATGGGCATGCGAAGTGGTATCAATGGAACCAGATTAGAGAATACAGCAGAGGCGGAACTATAAGGGCTTGCGCTGCCTCCATCTATTGA
- a CDS encoding LacI family DNA-binding transcriptional regulator gives MARLKDIAEEAGVSIAVVSKVLNNSRTNVRVGEELRRKIIKIAKELGYHPHPLARGLAKGKTYSVGIIFSYPPHLFLRDPSASQIVAAVWDKLSRSGYNIFLKSGKGKRLGFFPSINDLKGRVDGIIAIGPVRADDEEVEKWNEMDVPVILVGNHPKFKGSTVDVNNERGGYLATKYLLSLGHRRIGLITISQEQSFVRERYLGYLKALKEYGIDPRSEWVKVAEIGDEGGYEAMMRLLSAAEPPTAVFVSAGVCARGALEAIKAVGLEVPKDISFVAFDRFMENFPREISITTVEWSFYKLGLLSASVLLNLLKGKIMGPINKRLPIRLVIGASTDRPKENQKERR, from the coding sequence ATGGCAAGATTAAAGGATATAGCCGAAGAAGCTGGCGTTTCAATAGCGGTTGTCTCTAAGGTCCTGAACAATAGCAGGACCAATGTGAGGGTTGGTGAGGAGTTACGGCGTAAAATAATCAAGATAGCCAAGGAACTTGGCTATCATCCTCATCCGCTGGCCAGGGGATTGGCTAAGGGGAAGACTTACAGCGTGGGAATCATATTCTCTTATCCGCCCCATCTTTTTCTGCGCGACCCATCAGCCTCCCAAATTGTAGCAGCGGTCTGGGATAAATTGAGCAGGTCCGGCTACAACATATTCCTTAAATCGGGGAAGGGTAAGCGTTTGGGCTTCTTCCCTTCCATAAATGACCTGAAGGGAAGGGTTGATGGCATTATAGCTATTGGTCCAGTGAGGGCTGATGACGAGGAAGTGGAAAAATGGAACGAAATGGATGTTCCTGTAATACTTGTGGGAAATCATCCGAAATTTAAGGGGAGCACTGTAGATGTAAACAATGAAAGGGGTGGCTATCTTGCCACGAAATATCTCTTAAGCCTTGGTCATAGAAGGATTGGTCTAATTACGATATCTCAGGAACAGAGCTTCGTTCGGGAAAGATATCTTGGTTATTTGAAAGCATTGAAGGAATATGGTATAGACCCGAGGAGCGAGTGGGTTAAAGTAGCGGAGATTGGAGATGAAGGAGGATATGAGGCTATGATGAGGCTTTTGTCAGCTGCTGAACCGCCCACTGCTGTATTTGTGAGCGCTGGCGTATGCGCGAGAGGGGCTTTAGAGGCGATAAAAGCGGTTGGTTTAGAGGTTCCTAAAGATATATCATTCGTCGCTTTTGATAGGTTTATGGAGAATTTCCCAAGGGAAATCTCAATCACCACAGTGGAATGGTCTTTCTACAAATTGGGTTTGCTTAGCGCCTCCGTTTTACTTAATCTCTTGAAAGGGAAGATAATGGGACCAATTAACAAGCGATTGCCTATTAGGCTTGTAATCGGTGCTTCAACCGATAGACCAAAAGAAAACCAAAAAGAAAGGAGGTGA